One window of the Mytilus galloprovincialis chromosome 14, xbMytGall1.hap1.1, whole genome shotgun sequence genome contains the following:
- the LOC143059097 gene encoding uncharacterized protein LOC143059097 produces the protein MMQRILPSLFLVWINSKFVLTGIVTWELRPGILRIGGTMTLTCTIQNVDTIDNNMPRQWSKGAELIAYNGHLDKPSKYTEILTPTNEFSLLIKNLTVSDVTAIYQCQYSFEACTKGLDIDSENFEYPPSDKTTHVLYNYTTEGSTFIQLHFTKVFPLPNCTIEIQNKQFNFEVDSVNNYTIYLEVNLIYTLGSEIECDLQPTIVCKLIGHYPVHVEQFIQCKNYKEDSINLLVILLPLFCSFLLIVTVGCVVLYHKRRQTYHKENIDYHSTNTDEIIAERSKS, from the exons TGACATGGGAACTTAGACCAGGAATTTTAAGAATAGGCGGGACGATGACTCTTACTTGCACCATCCAAAATGTAGACACTATAGATAATAACATGCCACGACAGTGGTCAAAAGGTGCAGAACTGATTGCCTATAACGGACATTTGGACAAGCCTTCTAAATATACAGAAATATTAACACCAACAAATGAATTTAGCTTATTGATTAAGAACCTCACAGTGTCTGATGTTACAGCAATATACCAATGTCAGTATAGCTTCGAGGCATGTACAAAAGGTCTAGATATTGATAGTGAAAATTTTGAAT ATCCGCCTAGTGATAAAACAACACATGTTTTGTACAATTACACTACAGAAGGAAGTACTTTTATACAGTTACATTTTACAAAAGTTTTTCCCCTACCAAATTGCACAATTGAAATACAG AACAAACAGTTTAACTTTGAAGTGGATTCCGtaaataattatacaatttatCTTGAGGTCAACTTGATTTACACTTTAGGAAGCGAAATTGAATGTGACCTGCAACCAACTATAGTCTGCAAATTGATTGGTCATTATCCTGTACATGTCGAACAATTCATACAATGCAAAA ACTATAAAGAAGACAGTATAAATTTACTGGTCATATTGTTACCACTGTTCTGCTCATTTTTGTTGATAGTAACTGTTGGTTGTGTCGTACTATATCATAAAAGACGACAGACATATCACAAAG AAAACATTGACTATCACTCAACAAACACTGACGAAATCATAGCTGAAAGAAGCAAAAGTTAA